A window from Candidatus Gorgyraea atricola encodes these proteins:
- a CDS encoding DNA adenine methylase translates to MSQIDSPKAPIKTTIKISDEIYFRSGQGNFVTENYGSTFQLQNRRYLGNKYKLLDLIEDIIEEKCVGFKSLCDIFAGTGVVGGRFNKKSVKIISNDILKSNFIPLSVFLASVKLDKIKLFDKIKMLNNLKATKDNYISRHFGNAYFSLENARKIGTIRETIEVISESIEEKNALLTSLLYASDKVANTVGHYDAYRQNLDMLQSMQLLMPDIKYENNIYNEIYCKDANRLIRDISCDILYIDPPYNSRQYCDSYHVLENLVTWEKPKVYGKAKKMDRSHLKSRYCLKNANEAFFDLVKHATCKHILVSYNNTGESKDDRSNSRIKDKEIIDILRQKGTVRIFERTYRAFTTGKSTSEGHTERVFYCKVV, encoded by the coding sequence ATGAGTCAAATAGACAGTCCAAAAGCCCCTATAAAAACAACTATAAAGATATCTGATGAAATTTATTTCCGTTCTGGACAAGGTAATTTTGTTACCGAAAATTATGGGAGCACTTTTCAGCTTCAAAATCGGAGATACTTAGGTAATAAATATAAGTTGTTAGATTTAATAGAGGATATAATAGAAGAGAAATGTGTTGGTTTTAAATCTCTCTGTGATATATTTGCAGGTACTGGAGTTGTTGGCGGTCGCTTTAATAAGAAAAGCGTAAAAATAATTAGTAATGATATTTTGAAAAGCAATTTTATTCCTCTCAGCGTATTTCTTGCGAGCGTCAAATTAGATAAGATTAAGCTTTTTGACAAAATCAAGATGCTCAATAATTTAAAAGCGACAAAAGACAATTATATTTCAAGACACTTTGGTAATGCGTACTTTTCATTAGAAAACGCAAGAAAAATAGGCACCATCAGAGAAACGATAGAAGTGATATCTGAAAGTATCGAAGAAAAGAACGCTTTGCTAACTTCCTTGTTGTATGCTTCGGATAAGGTTGCTAATACCGTGGGGCATTACGACGCTTATAGGCAGAATTTAGATATGTTGCAGTCAATGCAATTGTTAATGCCTGACATTAAATATGAGAATAATATTTATAATGAAATCTATTGTAAAGATGCGAATCGACTAATTAGAGATATTTCGTGTGATATTTTGTATATAGATCCTCCTTACAATTCAAGACAATATTGTGATTCTTATCATGTATTAGAGAATTTGGTAACATGGGAAAAGCCAAAGGTATATGGCAAGGCGAAAAAAATGGACAGGAGCCATTTAAAAAGCCGCTATTGTTTAAAAAATGCCAATGAAGCCTTTTTTGATCTAGTAAAACATGCAACTTGTAAGCATATTTTAGTTTCATATAACAATACAGGAGAATCAAAAGACGATAGATCAAATTCAAGGATCAAAGATAAGGAAATTATAGATATTTTGAGACAAAAAGGGACTGTTCGGATTTTTGAGCGCACATATCGAGCTTTTACAACTGGTAAAAGTACCTCAGAAGGGCACACAGAAAGAGTATTCTATTGTAAGGTTGTGTAG
- a CDS encoding helix-turn-helix transcriptional regulator, whose product MLSENIKRLRKKKGISQDKLAKLADVTHTTLVKLESGANNNPTVKTLSKIAQALEISLDKLVSKNN is encoded by the coding sequence ATGCTTTCAGAAAACATCAAAAGACTTAGGAAAAAGAAGGGCATCTCTCAGGATAAACTAGCAAAGCTTGCAGATGTAACGCATACTACGCTTGTTAAACTCGAGTCTGGAGCTAATAATAACCCTACTGTTAAGACATTGAGCAAGATAGCCCAGGCACTTGAGATTAGCTTGGATAAACTAGTTAGTAAAAATAATTGA
- a CDS encoding Smr/MutS family protein — translation MAKIKLNLHDIFNKGQSIEGELNRVIHEAVDKKIRLVEIIPGKGSGQLKKHVLRFLQDKEIKKLYHRVEKDSKNFGRIFVHFRF, via the coding sequence ATGGCAAAAATCAAACTAAACCTACATGATATTTTTAATAAGGGGCAGTCGATTGAGGGTGAGCTTAATCGGGTTATTCATGAGGCTGTGGATAAAAAGATTCGCCTGGTAGAAATCATACCAGGGAAGGGGAGTGGGCAGCTGAAAAAGCATGTTTTACGCTTCTTGCAGGATAAAGAGATAAAAAAGCTCTACCATAGAGTAGAGAAGGATAGTAAGAATTTCGGAAGGATTTTTGTGCATTTTAGGTTTTGA
- a CDS encoding DNA methyltransferase has protein sequence MKINHIYQGDSIKVLQQKIDKDSIDLIFADPPYNLSGGGLKWEGNKTGGDWYMVNENWDKLSEPKYLEFTRKWIGSCKDTLKKKGSMYISCTYHNVSEVMITLKQLDFKIKNVLTWFKINAMPNMTKRVFTHSAEFIVWAVKDGGWTFNYEDLKKINPDRQKDGSLKQMRDVWQMPLVQGKERLRGSNGRALHPTQKPEEMLKRIITASSDKGDLVLDPFSGSGTTAVVAKRLGRNWIGIEKNKDYIKIAKKRISCKA, from the coding sequence ATGAAAATTAATCATATTTACCAAGGCGATAGCATAAAAGTCCTTCAGCAAAAGATTGATAAAGATTCTATTGATTTGATATTTGCAGACCCTCCTTATAATCTTTCCGGTGGTGGCCTAAAATGGGAAGGAAATAAAACCGGTGGAGACTGGTATATGGTTAATGAGAATTGGGATAAGTTATCGGAACCCAAATACCTTGAGTTTACTCGAAAGTGGATTGGATCTTGCAAGGATACTTTGAAGAAAAAGGGGTCTATGTATATATCGTGCACTTATCACAATGTCTCAGAAGTCATGATAACGTTAAAACAGTTAGATTTTAAAATAAAAAATGTGCTTACTTGGTTTAAAATTAATGCTATGCCAAATATGACAAAAAGAGTTTTTACTCACAGCGCAGAATTTATTGTTTGGGCAGTTAAGGATGGTGGGTGGACTTTTAATTATGAGGATTTGAAAAAGATCAATCCAGACAGGCAGAAAGACGGCTCGCTAAAACAAATGAGGGATGTCTGGCAAATGCCACTCGTGCAAGGGAAAGAAAGATTAAGAGGGTCTAATGGTAGAGCTTTACACCCGACACAAAAACCGGAGGAGATGTTAAAACGCATCATAACTGCTTCGTCAGATAAGGGAGATTTAGTTCTTGATCCTTTTTCAGGGAGCGGTACAACTGCGGTAGTAGCAAAACGATTGGGCAGGAATTGGATAGGGATCGAAAAAAATAAAGACTATATAAAAATTGCTAAAAAACGAATTAGTTGCAAAGCTTAA
- a CDS encoding AlwI family type II restriction endonuclease — protein sequence MRKPWSISTTVRNAERVRDFLVVLKELEGCEWSYDNQEKYQTLLIKNRTYGKTNQFFNDLSREQIKLLQSADKITYKQSEDIFNTKRYRDPAMRGRQSINPLKKLGLVKVENNRVHVTSLGNYLLRDDYDLGEMFFRSFLKWQLPNPNSQSFKKIDGFNIKPFIGTLHFIYKVNTKWQGQSRRPVGITKEEFCIFVPTLINFRHIDDQVNKLINLRAACEDKPESDKRRIIEKFKGDFVKEFLQSANQSQINQCLDNLRDYGDSIIRYFRLTRFIYIRGGGFYIDLEPRRYIEIEKLLEVDDASPLDFTNLQKYLDYIADITKPILPWENQPALEAIAKEIVDDVSDLAKDLKDKKIVAPPFDYKKESELKEEVLKEYVENLRNYRRELQDLELYHRSQTLESIQQCIIELENIYRSRAKKSIELERLITVALNALNDALKIKPNYPVGDDNQPTFTAPGNKPDIECFYDTFGAICEVTMRKDKSQWFEEGQPVMRHLRDFESSNKDKQVFCLFIAPLVHRDTLNTFWFAVRYEYEGAKQKIIPLSLKQFIQILKIFLGIKEKKLTIKHVEFLKLYESIVRVAETVDNSEAWLEKIPETIEDWKASVVLNTK from the coding sequence ATGCGAAAACCCTGGTCTATATCCACTACAGTAAGAAACGCAGAGAGAGTACGTGATTTCCTCGTCGTTTTAAAAGAATTGGAAGGTTGCGAGTGGTCGTACGACAATCAAGAAAAATATCAAACTCTTTTAATCAAAAATAGGACATACGGTAAAACAAATCAATTTTTTAATGATCTAAGCCGAGAGCAAATAAAATTATTACAAAGCGCGGACAAGATAACCTATAAGCAGTCAGAAGATATATTTAACACAAAAAGATACAGAGATCCTGCGATGCGAGGCAGGCAGTCGATCAACCCGCTTAAAAAATTAGGACTAGTAAAGGTTGAAAATAATAGGGTACACGTCACTTCCCTTGGTAACTATTTGCTTCGAGATGATTATGATCTCGGAGAAATGTTTTTTAGGTCCTTTCTAAAATGGCAACTCCCAAATCCAAACAGTCAATCTTTTAAGAAAATAGACGGGTTCAATATAAAACCATTTATTGGAACTTTACATTTTATCTATAAGGTTAATACGAAATGGCAAGGTCAAAGCAGAAGACCTGTTGGAATTACTAAGGAAGAATTTTGTATTTTTGTTCCCACATTAATTAATTTCAGACATATAGATGATCAGGTAAATAAACTTATAAATCTTAGAGCGGCATGCGAAGACAAACCTGAGTCAGATAAAAGACGGATAATAGAAAAATTTAAAGGCGATTTTGTTAAAGAATTTTTACAATCAGCTAATCAGTCTCAAATAAATCAATGCTTAGATAACTTGCGGGATTATGGAGATAGTATTATTAGATATTTTCGCTTGACCAGATTTATTTATATAAGAGGGGGAGGGTTTTATATCGATCTAGAACCTAGGAGATATATAGAGATCGAAAAGCTACTTGAAGTAGACGATGCCTCGCCTTTGGACTTTACAAACTTACAAAAATACCTGGATTACATAGCGGACATTACCAAACCTATTTTGCCGTGGGAAAACCAACCGGCATTAGAAGCTATCGCAAAAGAAATCGTAGATGATGTAAGCGATTTGGCTAAGGATTTAAAAGATAAAAAAATTGTTGCACCACCTTTTGATTATAAAAAAGAAAGTGAACTAAAAGAAGAGGTGTTAAAAGAATACGTAGAAAATCTAAGAAATTATAGAAGAGAATTGCAAGATTTGGAACTTTACCATAGGTCACAAACACTGGAAAGTATTCAGCAATGCATTATCGAACTAGAAAATATTTATAGGTCGCGAGCCAAAAAGAGCATAGAACTAGAGAGATTGATAACTGTTGCATTAAATGCTCTCAACGATGCTTTAAAGATAAAGCCAAATTATCCAGTAGGCGATGATAACCAACCAACGTTTACAGCTCCAGGCAATAAGCCCGACATTGAATGCTTCTATGATACATTTGGTGCAATTTGTGAAGTTACGATGAGAAAAGACAAAAGCCAGTGGTTTGAAGAGGGTCAACCTGTCATGAGACACTTGCGAGACTTTGAAAGTAGCAACAAAGACAAGCAAGTTTTCTGTCTATTTATAGCACCTCTTGTTCACAGAGACACGTTGAACACCTTTTGGTTTGCAGTTAGATACGAATATGAAGGAGCTAAGCAGAAAATAATTCCCTTATCGCTCAAGCAATTTATACAAATATTAAAAATCTTTCTAGGAATAAAAGAAAAAAAGCTTACGATTAAACACGTAGAATTTCTAAAACTATATGAAAGCATAGTAAGAGTTGCTGAAACTGTAGATAATTCTGAAGCATGGTTAGAGAAAATACCAGAAACAATCGAAGACTGGAAGGCTTCTGTTGTTTTAAATACCAAGTGA